The Catenulispora sp. GP43 genome has a window encoding:
- a CDS encoding ATP-grasp domain-containing protein, with translation MSLRVAVVDGFGSGRWLTRELTDRGAECVHVKSRPMVNAYLEATFRPEDYDLDLGHDRDTGRLATRLAELGVDWIVAGNESGVGTADALTALTGLPGNVPDLAGARRHKQRMAARLREVGMDAPLGTAVTSAQEAVAWFASVRAQVPAGVVVKPVDSAGSDHVRFCTTAEQVRDACRAVLAGANVFGSANQSVVVQEALAGPEYYVNTVSIDGMHLIAETWRYTKSRTPHGAPLFDFEEPADLDSPQVRAVHDYVLRSLDALGIRHGAAHSEVVLTARGPVLIDPGARLGGGVLPWVAEKFLGYSHAGLLAESILRPGEALRRAGRLPEPWPDPIRYVSLINRHAGTVVPSARWAGFLEALPSAIAVAPVAGAGMELPVTHDLGTAPGFVYLSSADPAEIECDYRTIREWEQQAPYTVPQAGARSS, from the coding sequence ATGAGCCTGCGAGTAGCGGTCGTCGACGGCTTCGGCAGCGGCCGTTGGCTGACCCGGGAGCTGACCGACCGGGGCGCCGAGTGCGTCCACGTGAAGAGCCGGCCGATGGTGAACGCCTACTTGGAGGCGACATTCCGCCCCGAGGACTACGACCTGGACCTGGGCCACGACCGGGACACCGGCCGCCTGGCGACCCGGCTGGCCGAACTCGGCGTGGACTGGATCGTGGCCGGCAACGAGTCCGGGGTCGGCACCGCCGACGCGCTGACGGCGCTGACCGGGCTGCCGGGCAACGTCCCGGACCTGGCCGGCGCGCGCCGGCACAAACAGCGGATGGCCGCGCGGCTGCGCGAAGTCGGTATGGACGCGCCGCTGGGCACCGCGGTGACCTCGGCGCAGGAGGCTGTGGCGTGGTTCGCCTCGGTGCGGGCTCAGGTTCCGGCCGGGGTGGTGGTGAAGCCGGTGGACAGCGCCGGATCGGACCACGTCCGCTTCTGTACGACTGCCGAGCAGGTCCGCGACGCGTGCCGCGCGGTCCTGGCCGGCGCGAACGTCTTCGGCAGCGCGAACCAGAGCGTTGTGGTGCAGGAGGCGCTGGCCGGTCCCGAGTACTACGTGAACACAGTCTCGATCGACGGCATGCACCTGATCGCCGAGACCTGGCGCTACACGAAGTCCCGCACCCCGCACGGCGCCCCGCTGTTCGACTTCGAGGAACCCGCCGATCTGGACTCGCCGCAAGTCCGGGCGGTCCACGACTACGTCCTGCGTTCCCTGGACGCGCTGGGCATCCGGCACGGCGCCGCGCACAGCGAGGTGGTCCTGACCGCCCGCGGCCCGGTGCTGATCGACCCCGGTGCGCGGCTCGGCGGCGGGGTGCTGCCCTGGGTCGCGGAGAAGTTCCTCGGCTATTCGCACGCCGGCCTGCTCGCCGAGAGCATCCTGCGCCCCGGCGAGGCGCTGCGCCGGGCCGGCCGGCTCCCGGAGCCCTGGCCGGACCCGATCCGCTACGTCTCGCTGATCAACCGGCACGCCGGGACGGTCGTACCGTCGGCGCGCTGGGCCGGCTTCCTGGAGGCGCTGCCCTCGGCGATCGCGGTGGCGCCGGTGGCGGGGGCGGGGATGGAGCTGCCGGTGACCCACGACCTGGGTACGGCGCCGGGCTTCGTCTATCTGAGCTCTGCGGACCCGGCGGAGATCGAGTGCGACTATCGGACAATCCGTGAGTGGGAACAACAGGCGCCTTACACAGTGCCGCAGGCTGGGGCGCGCTCGAGCTGA
- a CDS encoding FAD-dependent oxidoreductase, giving the protein MFPLARHERGRSNDDLWAETTEEVRDRLAEIGIGALEEIAQKYNSYSTRGFLKAEGLSEAAIERYGVLTVVGGMDQLPAAFHQNQDPDSVTVHTRTGTDRRAFRADFSICTLPFSAMRHIEADPAFSPGRQKAIRAERVAEAARGMA; this is encoded by the coding sequence GTGTTCCCGCTGGCCCGCCACGAGCGCGGCCGCTCCAACGACGACCTGTGGGCGGAGACCACCGAGGAAGTGCGCGACCGTCTGGCCGAGATCGGCATCGGCGCCCTCGAGGAGATCGCGCAGAAATACAATTCCTATTCCACCCGCGGTTTCCTGAAGGCCGAGGGATTGTCCGAGGCCGCGATCGAACGCTACGGGGTCCTGACCGTCGTCGGCGGCATGGACCAGCTCCCGGCGGCCTTCCACCAAAACCAGGATCCTGATTCAGTGACGGTCCACACCCGCACCGGTACCGACCGCCGCGCCTTCCGCGCCGACTTCTCTATCTGCACATTGCCGTTCTCGGCGATGCGGCACATCGAGGCCGACCCGGCATTCTCCCCGGGCAGACAAAAGGCGATCCGCGCCGAGCGCGTGGCCGAAGCGGCGAGGGGGATGGCATGA
- a CDS encoding BTAD domain-containing putative transcriptional regulator: MNAIRFQVLGPLRGCRGDEELATGSPQQQAMLAALLLLPGRTASSAELIDALWGDQPPSRARSILRTYAWRWRRVLDPNAADGAASEVLVSLAGGYRLALPSIGLAHDHGAGAGAGAGTGSALAAPNGLARPAAPEWTEWTEWPEWPGRSEDSPPVDAEQAERWAAEADKAGAAGAPEQARELLRRAVDLWTGVPLAGVPGPFAERQRRRFAELRLSLVERRIALDVELGRGASCVPELRALSDEHPLRERLYALLMRALSQSGRQADALAAFTAARRLLIDELGVEPGAELRAVHAEVLAGGMPGPHGAPGTATIAGIAGIAGIAGISGISGSAASAIRPPGAAGAAGAVGAAGSTGSAVLPAGLSTGLATGPAPAPAEPSVPRPAQLPPAEPDFVGRGPLAERLGAELADGAGGNGAAPTVLAVAGMGGVGKSTLALHVAHRARPAFPDGQLFADLRGTGASPVPPQAVLEDFLHALGVPAEQIPEGTAARASLFRTVLDGRRLLIVLDDAANAAQVRPLLPGAGGCAVLVTSRARLVALPKSAQVWLDVFDDAEALGLLARVAGPERPQAEPEAARALVTACGRLPLAVRIVAARLAARPAWTVASLAGRLADERSRLRELRIGELAVAPAFEVGYQQLTAAQARAFRLLGAVEAAEIGLGAAAAVLELPVAEAEAVLESLVDVAMLESPAEHRYRHHSLLRDFAHGAAGDPGRAAAEALRARSCLLRFLLAGACAAFEAVVPGDPIRETLAPQGVGEFQVDSPAAAQAWARGEAATAAELTARIAAEALAEGPLTGEYRNLVPAAINLLIALSPFGPGPWGRRTRTAVQDLARAAKRAGDVRAQGRAWFLAGNTALAAGRPDEASQHGRWALELCTLAEDPVIARQVLNDLGVIAHGRGAYDEAAGLFGEAVALARALGHRSGEASSLLNMAVSRLRAGRAAEVLADCEGLLASAHERGDAASAAQTRYVSGLALAALDRPAEAAERFQTAAADWSTLGALDRAARARFQLAKALHTLGADESARDHAHAALAEFEADGRVPDQRAVRALLAELDAPQD, encoded by the coding sequence GTGAACGCGATCCGGTTTCAGGTCCTGGGCCCGCTGCGGGGCTGTCGCGGCGATGAGGAACTGGCCACGGGCAGCCCGCAGCAGCAGGCCATGCTGGCCGCGCTGTTGCTGCTGCCGGGGCGGACCGCGAGTTCGGCGGAGCTGATCGACGCCCTGTGGGGCGACCAGCCGCCGAGCCGGGCGCGCTCGATCCTGCGGACGTACGCGTGGCGCTGGCGGCGGGTGCTGGATCCGAACGCCGCCGACGGCGCCGCCTCCGAGGTGCTGGTCTCGCTGGCCGGCGGCTATCGCCTGGCCCTGCCCTCGATCGGGCTGGCTCACGATCATGGAGCCGGAGCCGGAGCCGGAGCCGGCACTGGCTCCGCGCTCGCCGCGCCGAACGGGCTCGCCCGTCCCGCGGCGCCGGAGTGGACCGAATGGACGGAGTGGCCCGAGTGGCCCGGCCGGTCCGAGGACAGCCCGCCGGTCGACGCCGAACAGGCCGAGCGCTGGGCCGCCGAGGCGGACAAGGCCGGCGCGGCCGGCGCGCCGGAGCAGGCCCGGGAGCTGCTCCGCCGCGCCGTGGACCTGTGGACCGGGGTGCCGCTGGCCGGGGTGCCGGGCCCGTTCGCCGAACGGCAGCGGCGGCGCTTCGCCGAGCTGCGGCTGAGCCTGGTGGAGCGGCGGATCGCGCTGGACGTGGAGCTGGGACGCGGGGCCTCGTGCGTGCCGGAGCTGCGGGCGCTCAGCGATGAGCACCCGCTGCGCGAGCGGTTGTACGCGCTGCTGATGCGCGCGCTGTCGCAGTCCGGGCGGCAGGCCGACGCACTGGCTGCGTTCACCGCGGCGCGGCGGCTGCTGATCGACGAGCTCGGGGTGGAGCCGGGCGCGGAGCTGCGGGCGGTGCACGCCGAGGTGCTGGCCGGCGGGATGCCGGGGCCGCATGGCGCACCGGGGACAGCGACGATAGCGGGGATAGCCGGGATAGCCGGGATAGCCGGGATATCGGGCATATCAGGGTCGGCGGCCTCGGCGATCCGGCCGCCGGGAGCCGCGGGAGCTGCGGGAGCTGTGGGAGCCGCTGGATCCACGGGATCCGCTGTGCTTCCGGCCGGGCTCTCCACCGGGCTCGCGACCGGGCCGGCCCCGGCCCCGGCCGAACCGAGCGTCCCGCGTCCGGCGCAGCTGCCCCCGGCCGAACCGGACTTCGTCGGCCGCGGCCCGCTGGCCGAACGGCTCGGCGCGGAACTGGCCGACGGCGCCGGCGGCAACGGCGCCGCCCCGACGGTGCTGGCCGTGGCCGGGATGGGCGGCGTCGGCAAGAGCACCCTGGCGCTGCACGTCGCGCACCGCGCCCGCCCCGCCTTCCCCGACGGCCAGCTCTTCGCCGACCTGCGCGGCACCGGCGCCTCGCCGGTCCCGCCGCAGGCCGTGCTGGAGGACTTCCTGCACGCGCTCGGGGTGCCGGCCGAGCAGATCCCGGAGGGCACCGCGGCGCGCGCGTCGTTGTTCCGCACCGTGCTCGACGGCCGGCGGCTGCTGATCGTGCTCGACGACGCGGCCAACGCCGCGCAGGTCAGGCCGCTGCTTCCGGGGGCCGGCGGCTGCGCGGTGCTGGTGACCAGCCGGGCCCGGCTGGTCGCGCTGCCGAAGTCGGCGCAGGTGTGGCTGGACGTGTTCGACGACGCCGAGGCGCTGGGCCTGCTGGCCCGGGTCGCCGGCCCCGAGCGTCCGCAGGCCGAGCCCGAGGCGGCCCGGGCGCTGGTCACCGCCTGCGGGCGGCTGCCGCTGGCGGTGCGGATCGTGGCCGCGCGCCTGGCCGCGCGGCCGGCCTGGACCGTGGCCTCGCTGGCCGGGCGGCTGGCCGACGAGCGGTCCCGGCTGCGCGAGCTGCGCATCGGCGAGCTGGCGGTGGCCCCGGCCTTCGAGGTCGGATACCAGCAGCTCACCGCCGCGCAGGCGCGGGCGTTCCGGCTGCTGGGCGCGGTCGAGGCGGCGGAGATCGGGCTGGGCGCCGCGGCGGCCGTACTGGAGCTCCCGGTGGCCGAGGCCGAGGCGGTGCTGGAATCGCTGGTCGACGTGGCGATGCTGGAATCGCCGGCCGAACACCGCTACCGGCATCACAGCCTGCTGCGGGACTTCGCGCACGGCGCGGCCGGGGATCCCGGGCGCGCGGCGGCCGAAGCGCTGCGGGCGCGCTCGTGCCTGCTGCGCTTCCTGCTGGCCGGGGCGTGCGCGGCGTTCGAGGCGGTGGTGCCCGGGGACCCGATCCGCGAGACGCTGGCGCCGCAGGGCGTCGGGGAGTTCCAGGTCGACTCCCCGGCAGCCGCGCAGGCCTGGGCCCGCGGCGAGGCGGCCACGGCCGCGGAGCTGACGGCCCGGATCGCGGCCGAGGCGCTGGCCGAGGGCCCGCTGACCGGGGAGTACCGGAACCTGGTCCCCGCCGCCATCAACCTGCTGATAGCGCTGAGCCCGTTCGGACCGGGGCCGTGGGGGCGCCGGACCCGGACGGCGGTGCAGGACCTGGCGCGCGCCGCCAAGCGTGCCGGGGACGTGCGCGCCCAGGGCCGGGCCTGGTTCCTGGCCGGGAACACGGCGCTGGCGGCGGGCCGGCCGGACGAGGCCTCGCAGCACGGCCGCTGGGCGCTGGAGCTGTGCACCCTGGCCGAGGACCCGGTGATCGCCCGCCAGGTGCTGAACGACCTGGGCGTGATCGCGCACGGCCGCGGCGCGTACGACGAGGCCGCGGGCCTGTTCGGCGAGGCGGTGGCGCTGGCCCGGGCCCTCGGGCACCGCAGCGGCGAGGCGAGCTCGCTGTTGAACATGGCGGTTTCCCGCCTGCGCGCCGGCCGCGCCGCCGAAGTGCTCGCCGACTGCGAGGGCCTGCTCGCCTCGGCGCACGAGCGCGGCGACGCGGCCTCGGCGGCGCAGACCCGGTATGTCAGCGGGCTGGCGCTGGCGGCGCTGGACCGCCCGGCCGAGGCGGCGGAGCGTTTCCAGACGGCCGCGGCCGACTGGAGCACCCTGGGCGCCCTGGACCGTGCCGCCCGCGCCCGCTTCCAGCTGGCCAAGGCGCTGCACACGCTCGGCGCCGACGAATCGGCCCGCGACCACGCGCACGCCGCGCTGGCCGAGTTCGAGGCCGACGGCCGCGTCCCGGACCAGCGCGCGGTGCGGGCGCTGCTCGCGGAGTTGGACGCGCCTCAGGACTGA